One segment of Macrotis lagotis isolate mMagLag1 chromosome 1, bilby.v1.9.chrom.fasta, whole genome shotgun sequence DNA contains the following:
- the LOC141497250 gene encoding olfactory receptor 1J4-like: protein MGRDNKTSVSEFLLLGLPIRPQQQILFYILFLSVYLITLFGNLLIILLIRLDSRLHTPMYFFLSHLAFTDVCFSSVTNPKMLVNMQKGSQAISYSGCITQMYFFIFFTDLDSFLLTAMAYDRYVAICHPLHYTTIMNQELCILLVVGSWILSCASSLTHTLLLARLSFCADNTIVHYFCDLAALLKLSCSDISLNELVIFTVGVAVITVPLICVLVSYIRIVATILKIPSTKGICKALSTCGSHLSVVSLYYGTIIGQYFFPSSSNSNIKDIISTMMYTGVTPMLNPFIYSLRNRDINGALKKVLSKGIFSCPS from the coding sequence ATGGGAAGAGACAACAAGACAAGTGTCTCTGAATTCCTCCTTCTGGGACTTCCCATCAGACCACAGCAACAGATCTTGTTTTACATTCTATTTTTGAGTGTGTATCTCATCACACTGTTTGGGAACCTGCTTATCATATTGCTAATTAGATTAGATTCTCGACTTCATACCCCTATGTATTTCTTCCTCAGCCACTTGGCCTTCACTGATGTCTGTTTTTCATCAGTGACTAACCCAAAGATGCTGGTAAACATGCAGAAAGGAAGTCAAGCCATTTCCTACAGTGGTTGCATCACACAGATgtatttcttcatattctttactGATCTGGATAGCTTCCTGCTTACTGCAATGGCCTATGATCGTTATGTTGCCATCTGCCACCCTCTCCATTATACCACTATCATGAACCAAGAACTATGCATCCTGCTGGTGGTTGGATCCTGGATCCTCTCCTGTGCTAGCTCCTTGACCCACACCCTTCTTTTGGCCCGACTGTCCTTCTGTGCAGATAACACTATAGTCCACTACTTCTGTGATTTGGCTGCTTTGCTCAAATTATCCTGCTCAGATATCTCTCTCAATGAACTAGTGATATTCACTGTAGGGGTAGCAGTCATTACAGTGCCACTAATATGTGTCCTTGTCTCTTACATCCGTATTGTTGCCACCATCCTGAAGATCCCTTCTACCAAGGGGATCTGCAAAGCCTTGTCCACCTGTGGCTCCCACCTGTCTGTGGTTTCTTTATATTATGGAACAATTATTGGTCAGTACTTTTTCCCCTCCTCCAGTAACTCTAATATCAAAGATATAATTTCTACTATGATGTATACAGGAGTGACTCCCATGTTGAACCCCTTCATCTACAGTCTTAGGAACAGAGATATTAATGGGGCCCTGAAGAAAGTCCTTAGTAAAGGAATATTCTCTTGCCCTTCATAG